The Fusarium musae strain F31 chromosome 10, whole genome shotgun sequence DNA window TAGAGTCTCGGCGACACATACTATGCGAATCATCGCAAGTCAAGAGCCATTGCCGGATAATGTCTAGGTATGCGGTGCTGCCAGCTGAAGGCCTAGTAGGTAGGCCGACTTGTATCTGACTGTCGATTTCAGTTTTCAGGTCTAGAAGGCGATGAATAAGTCAGTAAAGCTGTTTTTGGTACTTTGTTAAGGAAGTATAGACTAACCAGAACTTCGGAACAAAGTTGCAACTGGTGTGTAGCTATTCAGGAGGATAGTCGATCGCTCCCGGGAAAGATGGACAAATGGACTTTTGTTTCCAGCCTGCTGAGTTAGCTTCAGCAACACGCTACATAAACCACAAGCGTTTGAACTGGAATTGCGTTCCAGATGCTCCACGGTGTAGGAAATGCTGAAGATCGGCCTCCAAACGTCGTTTCTGAATGTTCGACAAATTTGGCATAGCTTTGCAGGTTCAGGAATATTTGCGTCAAGCAGGCCTTTAGCCTTAAGCGACGACATGATAGAGTCCGCCATGTCGTTGTCAATGATGCGCTTCCAATCCTCGTCTAGCTATTGAGATGTAAGTCAGCATTTGCGGTTTTCAAACAAGTCTGGGCACTAACATTCTGTTGCCAGGTCAATTGAGCTATGGTCATCGTGGTTTATCGAAGGCGCGTGTTGAACTAACCGTCTGAGGGACACGGAGGGCAGGTTAGAAACAACTCTTGCTTGTCGCTGTGGCTGGTTCAGATGCTTACTCTCTATAAATTGCAGTTAGCTTcggaagacaagaaaaagggGTATGAGCTTAATCCTTACACCCTATGAGAAGTCAGAAGAGGTATTCGGCTAGAGGTCAGGTGTGTCATTAACACGCAGGCCATCAACGTACATACTAGATCCCATTAGCTACGACATGGAACATACAGAGGGTGACAACGCAGCCTACATCCTAATTACGAgaagtcgtcatcatcagcctTGGAAGAGTTAAAGACTAATTTGGACGTCGATAGACTTACCCGCTAAATAGCAAGAACAACAAATTAATAAATGCTATATAAAGACTAACGTCTACAGGGGAATACGTACTCTTTCTGTCAATGCTAATGTCTGAGCCTGTGTCACAGACAAACCTCCGCTCGGGCTGCTGGGAAATTGCGCGGTCGATGTCTCATTCCTGCGCCCTGTGTCACGAGTAGTATCGCCTAGAGGGGAGCGGGGGGCACCTGAAAGCCAATACTGTGCGTTATTCACTAGGTTGTCCTCACTCACGATAATGGCCATTTGGTCGTAAAGATCAGCAGAACGGATGCGTCGCTTCCGATTTGTTGGTAGTGGCTTCGGAACAAAATCCTCTTGTGTCCTTGGAAGGCTCTGATCGTTTGCTGCCTCTGTGTCTTCCACCTTGATGCCAGGGATGCTTAGTGGTGCTTGCGGGTTTTCTGAAACGGAGGGACCTTGAGTTTGTTGCCTGGAAGCCAAGGGCTGACTACTCGGTCGAGGCTGGCTCGAAAGGTCGACCGCAGATCCAAATCCATCTGGAAGTTCGACCACCAATAGGCGATCTCTGATAAGCTCAAGTAGATCGCCCAAAGCAGTCTGTCCAACCTTACAGACTTTGTCTTCGGCCATATGGTCCATCCATTCCTTGACGACCCTGTGAACCTTGGCAACGTCTTTCTCGTCAATCTCGTAGAAGCGGATAAAGTCACTTTTCACGCGATCAAATCCCGACTTGAGCCTCGCTaagccatcttggccatACATAAGCCAGACCAAGAACTCGAACCAGATACAGCCCATTGCCCAGACATCATAAAGTCTAGATCGCTTCCTGGCAGTTTTACCATTGGGATCCTTCGGATCCGGAACCAAAAgattgttgttcttgacggTGACCTCTTCTGGTGGCTCATAGAGGCGTGTTCCGAAACCTGTGGACGTCTTCTTGGTCCGCACCTGAGTCAGATCCTGATGCTGCTTAGCAAGACCCCAGTCGCCAATTTTAAGCGTGCCTATTTTCCTTGGGTCGTTCGAATCCCTAAACCAAAGAATGTTCTCTGGCTTCAGGTCCCCATGGCGAAAATGTCTATTTGGCCACTTGTCTTTGAGCTCAGGCTGATGAACTTGACTGAGTGCCTCAGATAGACCAAGAAGCTGCCCAAAAGCGTCCTTAATTAGCTCAGGAGACAGCTCGCGCCTAAAACTCTCCCAGAGATTTCTGAGGTTCCCACCGTTGGCCCATTCGAGGATCAAATAGTGCTCATCCTTCCGGCGGAAGGCTgtgatgaacttgacgaTGTGCTCTTGGTTAAACTCTCTCATTTTCCAAAGCGCCCTTACTTCTTTCTCCCAGCCAGTAATGTTTATTTCCTTatcttctcgagcttctAGCTTGATCCGTTTAACTGCGACATACTTGGGCCTGGGCATCTTGTTCAGGTCATATATGTCAGTGATGTTCTGAGGTAAATGATGGGGGTTACTCAAATCGTAAAACCTTGACTTACCAATTTTTCAGTATGGATGTGAGACTTATGTATGGCATACTTCATAACTTCGCCAAACGCTCCTTCTCTGGCCGTTGTTGAATGTTTTTCAGTGAAGGGTAAGATTGCCTTCTCGTCCACATCGTGATTCTCTTTCTCTGCAGAAAACACTGGTGCGCAAAACTCCCACTGCCTTAGTAAGAAGTTGGTGACATCGACGGCTTCGCAAtagtcttcatcatcttgcaACGACTCAACAGTAATCTTAGATAACTCTTTTTCTGTAAAGGGCAGCCCGGCGTCACAGGCTTTGTTGTTCATAAAAAGCTCCATCACTTCATAGAGCTTGTATCTGAAGCCGATCGAGATCCAGATAGCGAAAATTCTTCGAGCTTTCTCTGAGATAAATGTTGTGGTTTTTTCCAAGCGTTCGGGGCTAATGTTAGCCGGCCGCTTTGACAAAGCCCGCAAAATGAACTCCTTTTCCATGAGTTTATCTAAACTCCCTTCAGGACAGAACTTAGCCGGTGCGTTATAGAATTCACTGAAAACTAGTTCATGTCGTATCTGCTCGGCTGGTTTAGGGGCCATGATGGTGTTTTTGAGTTTTAGAGGCACGCTTTGCTATCCCAAACGTATGCTCAATTAATCAGAGTCGAAAAAGTTCAAAGAAGAATATTTTTGTGTCATTCTGATAACTGGGACTATTAACGCACCTCCTTGATCACTTGCCGTTGCCTGCTCTTTCAACTGACCGGTCTTTCAACCCTGCTAACTGGGCTGAAATGCTTCTTGCCAATCCCATACCGGCATGATACATACCTTTGCGGCTGAGATCAATCCATAGACCAATAGGAGGCGTCGAGGATGTCATATTGACTGCAGACTACGTGTTCTATGCAAATAAGCCGTGGGCCGCTTGCTTGGCACCCCTTCATCCGATCCGCGTGATGTTATTTACCCGCTGTGGCGTGACCGATCTAACGCTGTAGGTAATAATATTGATTATTATATCCTAAAATGGAAACTGTATAAATTCCTTGATTTAAGGTGCCTATGTGATTGGTCTATGCTACTGGTCTTCCCGGTCTTCCCGATGCACGATGCTGATTGCGGTATGCATCTCAGAACAATGATAAGAAACTCGTCTTGGTGGCTTGATGATCTGATTCCACAATCACAAAGTAGGCACAATCCCATATGATAACCTGCGCCCGTCCGTCTTCGATTTGCGGGGAGTCTCAGCGGcattttttaatttcttccTAAAGGCTGATAAGTACGATTTGTAATGCACAAAAAGAGAACCTACATCTAAAAGCAATCTTGGAGCTTGAATTATATATGTATTGTGAATCAACTGTAAGACCATTAGCTGGGGTCAGAGTCTTTCTTTTGTGTAGGTGATATACATCAACTTGAAACTCATTCGGCTTAAATGCTGAGTTCAGGCGTTGAGCCAATTTCTCCGGGTCGACCTTGCTTGCTCCGATATTTTGTGTCCGCAGCGCATTTGGGCCTGAAGAAATTCTGGTAGAACTCTTTCGAGAGTGACGAAAGCCCAAAAATCGTTTAGTTGCTGTCTGGAAGCGTCCTGCCATCTTGAAGGCCTTCATGATGGCTGTATGCGGCTGGTGGAAAGATTTTGCGTGATAGGAAAAGAAGAGGGGAACCTGGCAAAAATTCAGGAAAAGCGAGGAATGATATGTAGGCTCTGGTGGCGTATGCACGAGGACATGCTCAAGGCGTTTATTGCTGACTCGGTGTCTCAAACCCAATAAGGAATTATTGGCTGTGCGAAATGACGAGTGGACATGGTGGCGGGACCGCAGAGAGACAGTAAACGCCTGCAATGCACCAATGAGACATTGAAGGGACACAGCCTGATAGCCAAGAGGGCTCGGGAGGCCACCTTCCCGAAGATGGTGGGCAGTGACTAAACTGTTGGTACCTGTCTCGTAGAGCCTGATTTCAGAGAGTACTTGAGAGTGAAGAGCCTTCAAGAATTGTGATTGTAAATTATGACATTGTCAACTAGGCATGACCCTGTATCGTCCTATGAAACAAGAACGTTATTTCTTCACACTGGTGAGCATGGATACGAATAAGTTACTGAGTCATGAAAAGGCCCTGGCGCACACGACAACGCAGAGCGCGCCAACTCCGCGCGCACTTCATTCGCTGGGTCGAGAATGTCATCCTAGCCACACGAGCCCTGAAGGGGTGATGGAGGGCCTCACTGTTGCCGAGGCGAGGGAGACTGATAGGTTTTACGAGCATGACAAGGTACATGTTCAGCGCAGGAAAACAGATGGCTCTGCCACCCAACTCCTCCAAAAGGCGATTGTCACTGGTAAGCTTACCAAATCGCATTTTGACGTAGGATCCGCCTCATTCTCCCTTTGACTAGCTCGCTGACGCATATACAGAACCAAGTCAAGGGCGTAAGCAAAGCAGTGCAAAAGCATGGCCGCATAGGTGAGGCGTTTCGGAAAGAGCCAAACTTACAAAGCCAGATCATTAGTGCGACTGTACTAAGTGACCACCCAGAATACCGGAACAGGATCTTTCTTCCGAGGAACGAAATACCGAGGCTCCTGACCCTGGAGGCAGTAGAGAAAGAGCTCGCACGGTGCGATCGGTGGCGAAGCTCTACTatcttccttctcctgcGCCCACGTGTTCCAAACTTCCAAAGAGAAGCAAAAATAATTTGCGGCACAGGTAACTCAAAGTTTCGAAGCAATTCCGGGTGCATAAGATACCAGAAGATATTTATCATTCTAGTTCTACTCAAACGAGCTTCGTTGATCATCTCATTCTTGGAACAAGAGGTCTGCGATGATGATCTGCCTCTCGCTTTAGGCAATCAGGTAGATACAGCAATCCTTACTATCAAAACCAAAGGCGGGAGAGAGGTCTATTTGCGTGGGTTCCGACGCAAGAAGAGCTTTTACGACAAGTTCATCGAAAAACAATGGGTAGTTCTCTCTCCGTACTTCCAGCCATGCTCCCCCAAAAAGGATACCGTACAGACCTTATATACATATCAAATACCCCCATTCACTTCCTGGTCTCTAGCCTCAACGAAAGGAGGGTTCAGTGAAGTGATCAAGGTAGAGATTCATGCCGATCACCACGGTTTCCGAGTCAGTCTCGCCAAGATCGTTTCATATTTCCAATAGCCTTTAGACTAACATCTCAAACTCATGCACCTAGACTCGACGCGATGTACCCCCGGTCTTCGCCATCAAGAGAATAAATCACGGCCCATCTATCCATGAGCCTCGTTCTGATTCACAGAACGAGGCGCTTATCCTGAGAAAGCTAAAGGACAGTCACCCTCATCTCATATCTCTGCTTGCAACGTATTACCATCATGGCGCTTGTCATTTCATCTTCCCTTGGGCAGATGCCGATCTTTACAGATATTGGAAGGATATTAGACCAGCTCCTTTCAACGCCGACCGAGATAAAACTCTTGTGTGGCTAGGAACTCAGTGCAAAGGCCTTGCGGAAGGTTTGTCAACTATTCACTGCTATCGCACCGATTCTTTCAGTCTCCAGGATCGTTTCACCCCGCCTCCAGGTAGCAAAAGGGTAGTCCGTAATGGGAGCGAAAACGAGATTCATGAGCTATTCGGTCGGCACGGTGACATCAAACCCGAGAATATTCTTTGGTTTCCAAAAGAATCCTCTCCCCTTGAAACATGGGGTGGGATATTGAAAATAACGGATTTTGGCTTCACTGAATTCAGTACCAAGGCAGAGGTTGATAAGGCGAGACGGGGGTTCATCGTTCACTCACTCTCATACCGCGCCCCTGAGATTGACCTCTCTTCTGGCAACGGTCTTATCGATCCTTCCTACGATATTTGGGCCCTTGGGTGTATATATCTCGAGTTCCTTGCCTGGTGGCTTGGTGGCTGGGATTATGTTCACAGCTTTGCTAAGCGCAGATTGGGCCACGATTTGATCTTTTGGGGAGGGAGGAAAGAGGGCCATAGAACAGATGCATTCTTTTCTATTATCCAGTATGAGGAAACTGGAAAGGATAGAGCTGAAGTTCGGAAAAGTGTTATTGAGGTCAGTTGTGATAACCTGGCGTTGCGCATTTATCAGTGTATCCCATTTTCTGACATCTGTCTATTAACAGTTCATGAACGAAGTCCATAATCATATGAATTCCAACAACCTCATTCGCGACTTTCTTCAGCTCATTAGAGCAGAGATGTTAGTAGTCAAGTCGCAAGATCAGAAAAGAAGTAGCGCCAAGAACATCTCGATAAGTTTAGATATCATGCTATTAGCTCATCGGCTTGGGACAGGTTTTCCTTAGGACAATCTCTTATGTCTTTCCTGGTTATAATTAAtgataataaagcttaatatagatatatattaatacatATAgttagatattttaatattatatttattccTTATATCAACAGCGCGGCCTATACCCTCCAGTAGTTTCAGGGATGCTAGATGCCCAACTGGTGTAATTAAGCTATTCACAATAGCTGCTTGAATTCCCGTCACATTTCTGAATATCCCGACAGGACATCATTCCACTGTGTCATTACACATTAATAGATAATTATTTTCTCAACTACCACAAATCCTCAAATATTGTCGTAGACATCAGCGTTGCCCTGCACCTTCGCCATTTCAGGAGATACATAACTTGTAGTTTCCAATGGCCGCTGAACCACATCTTTTATTCCGATCTCGAAATAAATGATCTGACATGCGGCGTTCGCGGCCCGCAAAACCCCCTAAACGACGACGCTATCTTGGCCGCAAGCATTAAAACCTCAACAGTATATGCGGCTGCCAATGCAATAATTCAACATTTAATAGGCATTTGCGGCGTGGGATGCGCAACTAATTGACTTAACACGATCAATTGTCGGGACGTTCCAGCAATGCCATGTAAGGTGCAGATGGACCCTGGGCGGTGAGGATCGGTCAGCCCAAGGTGAATCCAAATCATTCCATCCCTTCCGCCCTTTTCTCTTCGGTGAGAAACGACCGGAGCCCGCCGGGACGGTGCCTAAAAATTAAGTTCTAAGTAGAGCAGTGAGGGCTCCTGCGGCTCTGCCCACCATTCCAGCGCAACGGTGGGTAATTTCGGTACATCACAGGGGTCCAAACTATTCTGCAAGTCAGGCCACCCAGCAGAGAGCTAAGGAAGTGGATGACATCTTGTAAAAATACAGTGTGATAGGATCAGATAGCCAACGCTATACCAGTATGGTCTTAGCACCCACTGCCTAGAAGTCAAAAGCCCTGAAACAGCAGGATTTCCTACAGCCAACATGCTCTGATGAGGGAGAGACTGGCCGAGATCGCTGGGCCTAGCAGTGAGTCTTTTTCACTGCTAGGGCTTAGGTTCGTAGAAAACAGCGATTAACCACCTCACCATCAGTCCGATACTCTATGATCTCATCCTGATAAGAGTCTATAACTCTCCTGACTTGGCAGGGTCTCGACGGAGTTGAGTCTACGATAAGCTTGCATAGTGTTTATCAAGTCTGAATAAAAGGCTCGACCTACCTCAATCTTCTATCAAACTATCATGCCAATTCTCCAATTGTTTACTACCACTCCACCTTACATCAATACATCATGAGCAACCCACTCGTGGTTAGCATCTCCAACCTGGCGGCCTACACGCCCCAAGAAACAATCGAGCTTGTTTCCCGCTCTGGCGTAAAGAGAGGCAACATGCGTCCCGACAAGGTCTTCCTCTCCGCCGTCTCCGCGGGAtgtcttcttggctttggctgtgGCGTCTCGCTCTGTGCCATGACTGCTCCCTGGTACACTGAGAACGCGCCAGGTCTGGTGAAGCTCTTTGGCGCTGGTGTTTTCCCTTTGGGTCTAGTGCTTGTTGTGCTTACGGGCGCGGACTTGTTCACTGCGACTACCATGGTAAGCTAGCTTGATGGCATAGAGTTGTATTGTGGCTGATGAGGTTGCAGTTTACCTTGACTGCTGTTCTGCAAGGTCGGCTCCCGATTCGGAAGATGCTGCTGCATTGGATCCTTTGCTTCTTCGGCAATCTTGCAGGATCGCTATTTGTCATGTCTATCATTATGGGATGTAAGTCATGGCGCCAACTCATGCTAAGGCCGCAATTGACATTGTATCAGACGGCGGTGTCTTTGACGCATCACCCTATAAAGAAGTCGTCATGTCTTTCGCCAGCAAGAAACAAATATCGCCTCAATTTCATCAAATCTTCCTCAAAGCCATTGGGTGTAACTGGCTCGTATGCCTCGCCGTCTTCCTCGGTATCCAAGCCAAGGATCTCGCCTCCAAGGTCATCGGCATGTGGTGGCCCATCTTCGCCTTCGTCGTCCTTGGCCTCGAGCACGTTGTCGCCAACATGTTTTACATGTCACTCGCCATCTGGCTCAAGACACCCGATCTTACCGTCGGGCTGTACATCTGGAAGGGTATGATCCCAGCTACAATCGGCAACATCATTGGCGGCGGCATGTTTGTCGGCGTATACTATTGGTACATGTACTTGTTTGACGAGGACCCTGTCaaggttgatggtgttgagtaCCAGGGTCCTAATGTGGACTCTCACATGCATATGCATTTCCTTACGACCAGAAATAAGGGTAATGTTACCGATGAGGAGAGTAGGATTGAATCAGCGCCCGTTTCAGTACCAGCCAGCGTTCTCGCAAAGTAAGACATTTGAGGAATGATGGATATGAAAATTGTTATGGTTCTTTAGACCTAGAGTACCGCTACTTGATTAGACATGGGTTTGAACCGCTGACCACATGTCTTTGCCATGAGCCTCTTTTCAAGTGATTAAACCTGATCGGGATTCCTAAGTCTTGTCCTGCACGGGGCAGGGAGCTCTAGAGGCGGGAGTGGCGGGCTCACTAGCTACGGATATCACAACAGTGCATTTCTCATTATTCCCAGAACTCACTACAGAGCCTTGTGCTCCGTACCTAGCAGAAATGTCCGGTGACCCTTCGTGATACTGCTTCGCCCGATAATACCGCATGGCACCTGTCTCGGTGACAGGTAAAGGCAATCTGGCGTAGACTTGAGCCAGCGCCTCAAATCGAGAACGGCCCGAAAGAAATCAGCAGCTCCTGAAGTATTCTACGAGGCAAAATCGAATGGTTTTACATCAGATCAGAACGAGCTGTCGTGTCATGGCGTGGATGATATTGTCAGGGACAGACTTTTGCATCTCCGCGGGGAGGCCATGTTTCTCCACAACAGTCGAGGCATCTCCACGGAGTCCCCCCACCAAGTCCTCCCCTGGCCGATTTAGATATTCTGGAACAATTACCTAAGGGTTCGGCATTAACACGGTCAATGTAATCCAACGGTGCTGTATGCTATTCCGCCCCTGGTTGTTTACTGCTAAAGCAAAATATAGCTGTTTTCGTGTAAAATGAAGGCTGATGCTTGTATTGAAGGGGATATAGGAGGCAACAGAACTAACAAACACGATTTACAGATATTTTGACTGTGGTTTCAATTAGAAGTTTAGCTGCTTAGCATACAATCTACAGCAAATGTTTGAATATAATATTCATAAACACACAACTATTACATATCACAGCTACAACCCAAAAACACTTAACGTTAGCTAAATATTCACTTACTCCAATATCTTCACATACGTAAGAAATACCACACCAAGACCGTCCGCGAATGTCAGGCTGGAACTTTTATTATCAATGTATCTGCTATTGAGAATAATAACGGCATATTTCTTGACCGAAAGACCCTCCCCAATCAGCTTAGGGTAATCTGATAAGTTTCACGCTTAATCTAAGCCTAGCGGCTATGCTGTCATCACCCAATCAGATAAGTCGAAAATGAACGCTGTGCCACAATAGGGCTGATTCTTGACGATCGTAAGGCTGCGCAACGGGCCAGTTCATCGACTGACGACGAAACAATCTGACACCTCTTCGCCTTTGACATCTTATCTATCACAGAGGCAAGATGCGACTTATCAATACCACGACCCTCGAGGTCGAGGAATTCTTTGACGTTTCCATTCCCGAATATGCTATCTTATCGCATACCTGGGGTGATGGCGAAGTCTCACTGCAAGACTGGGCCGATCGCAAAAACCGTCGCTTCAAGCCAGGGTTCCAGAAAATCGTCTGGTCTTGTACCCAAGCTGCCAAAGACCAACTGACCCACGTCTGGGTGGACACCAACTGCATCGATAAGAGCAGCTCTGCGGAATTATCTGAGGCAATTAACTCCATGTTTAGATGGTATCGACGATCTGCTGT harbors:
- a CDS encoding hypothetical protein (EggNog:ENOG41); this translates as MSNPLVVSISNLAAYTPQETIELVSRSGVKRGNMRPDKVFLSAVSAGCLLGFGCGVSLCAMTAPWYTENAPGLVKLFGAGVFPLGLVLVVLTGADLFTATTMFTLTAVLQGRLPIRKMLLHWILCFFGNLAGSLFVMSIIMGYGGVFDASPYKEVVMSFASKKQISPQFHQIFLKAIGCNWLVCLAVFLGIQAKDLASKVIGMWWPIFAFVVLGLEHVVANMFYMSLAIWLKTPDLTVGLYIWKGMIPATIGNIIGGGMFVGVYYWYMYLFDEDPVKVDGVEYQGPNVDSHMHMHFLTTRNKGNVTDEESRIESAPVSVPASVLAK
- a CDS encoding hypothetical protein (EggNog:ENOG41), whose protein sequence is MAPKPAEQIRHELVFSEFYNAPAKFCPEGSLDKLMEKEFILRALSKRPANISPERLEKTTTFISEKARRIFAIWISIGFRYKLYEVMELFMNNKACDAGLPFTEKELSKITVESLQDDEDYCEAVDVTNFLLRQWEFCAPVFSAEKENHDVDEKAILPFTEKHSTTAREGAFGEVMKYAIHKSHIHTEKLNITDIYDLNKMPRPKYVAVKRIKLEAREDKEINITGWEKEVRALWKMREFNQEHIVKFITAFRRKDEHYLILEWANGGNLRNLWESFRRELSPELIKDAFGQLLGLSEALSQVHQPELKDKWPNRHFRHGDLKPENILWFRDSNDPRKIGTLKIGDWGLAKQHQDLTQVRTKKTSTGFGTRLYEPPEEVTVKNNNLLVPDPKDPNGKTARKRSRLYDVWAMGCIWFEFLVWLMYGQDGLARLKSGFDRVKSDFIRFYEIDEKDVAKVHRVVKEWMDHMAEDKVCKVGQTALGDLLELIRDRLLVVELPDGFGSAVDLSSQPRPSSQPLASRQQTQGPSVSENPQAPLSIPGIKVEDTEAANDQSLPRTQEDFVPKPLPTNRKRRIRSADLYDQMAIIVSEDNLVNNAQYWLSGAPRSPLGDTTRDTGRRNETSTAQFPSSPSGGLSVTQAQTLALTERLDEDWKRIIDNDMADSIMSSLKAKGLLDANIPEPAKLCQICRTFRNDVWRPIFSISYTVEHLERNSSSNACGLCSVLLKLTQQAGNKSPFVHLSRERSTILLNSYTPVATLFRSSDLKTEIDSQIQVGLPTRPSAGSTAYLDIIRQWLLTCDDSHSMCRRDSNNFGSSGTSKRLPTRVIAVGKDGNEKVRLIETDSSNEGEWVALSHQWGTGTQFRTLRTNVDAHRAGISMEELPATFRDSVIMTRALGCPYLWIDSICIIQGPDGDFSQEAKRMEQVYSGAYCVLAASRSPGHSAGFLGPRKEALSVTLRGEGSEPFYLREIIDDFQSHVLEGSLNGRGWVLQEHALARRTIYFTEHQTYFECGDGVHCESIQRATFLGDPNFPLLMMEADRGAKILGYQDLYKLYSGLALTRPSDRPWAINGLQERIISALQIQGQFGVFFEDRPGGRRRGLLRRSLLWCRSETVASLDRISFPAGSGALMVPSWSWMAYSGSIDYIAAEFGGTEWEPLQSQWDSGDERTDSGVLVGLARDYDVEDTDSMLVFDSPLDVKKAGTLCIVLGKQKGDMSYFEKVHYVLLVQPMPPLSDTRRTSYERVGAGTLLGKCIKGGKREVYVY